A window of Pirellula sp. SH-Sr6A contains these coding sequences:
- a CDS encoding IS4 family transposase gives MVSIPPRRSQANFSFGDSIKAFLLQPGLPFASILCEQHIRNVFRKHGCTMNGIYSTAIVLWAFMSQIMRDGKEAACQSAVARITAFFTLHGKSAPGADTGNYCRARAKLPEDALKELCLGVASEAEAKVESKWLWKSMHAKLIDGFTFKMPDTRKNQKEYPQHTAQKPGIGFPIARVLAVMSLATGCLLDATVGPFSGKETGETSLLRRLLKGFSAGDIVIADRFFCNYWLIAMFMKLNVHVCFRRKKGHTDFRTGKRLGKQDHLIQWYRPARPAWMSHEMYQSLPLVIELRELRYTVEAPGRKSGPFIIVTTLLEHKGDQGVSYEEISDLFSFRWNAELDIRSIKTFMNLNFVRCLSPEMVRRELWTTLLAYNLIRTTICSAASLSGKRPREISFVCASQYILASWQEVTAHLRGKQLERYARFLLERIANCKVGNRPGRIEPRVVKRRRDQYALMTEPRKQLQKRLYKGDNRFE, from the coding sequence TTGGTCTCTATACCACCAAGGCGATCTCAAGCCAATTTCAGCTTTGGAGATTCCATCAAGGCTTTCCTGCTGCAACCCGGACTGCCGTTTGCATCGATTCTTTGCGAGCAGCACATCAGAAATGTTTTTCGCAAGCACGGTTGCACGATGAATGGGATCTATTCCACCGCAATTGTCTTGTGGGCGTTCATGTCGCAAATTATGCGTGATGGGAAAGAAGCCGCTTGCCAGTCCGCCGTCGCTCGTATTACGGCATTCTTTACTCTTCACGGGAAGTCAGCACCCGGGGCCGATACGGGGAACTACTGTCGCGCAAGAGCAAAGCTTCCCGAGGACGCTTTGAAAGAACTATGCCTTGGTGTTGCCTCTGAAGCGGAAGCCAAGGTGGAGTCCAAATGGCTCTGGAAGTCTATGCATGCCAAGCTTATTGATGGATTTACTTTCAAAATGCCCGATACGCGAAAGAACCAGAAAGAGTATCCGCAGCATACTGCCCAAAAGCCAGGGATTGGTTTTCCTATTGCTCGTGTCTTGGCTGTGATGTCGTTGGCCACAGGTTGTTTGCTTGATGCAACGGTCGGTCCCTTCAGCGGAAAAGAAACGGGCGAAACCAGTCTTCTGCGTCGGTTGCTCAAAGGTTTTTCAGCGGGAGATATCGTGATTGCTGACCGCTTCTTTTGTAACTACTGGTTGATCGCGATGTTCATGAAATTGAACGTTCATGTTTGTTTTCGCAGGAAGAAGGGACACACAGATTTTCGAACTGGAAAGCGATTGGGTAAACAAGATCACTTGATTCAGTGGTATCGTCCCGCTCGTCCGGCCTGGATGAGCCACGAGATGTACCAATCCTTACCGCTCGTGATCGAATTACGGGAGTTGCGATATACGGTCGAAGCTCCGGGCCGTAAATCAGGCCCGTTTATCATTGTGACAACATTGCTAGAGCACAAGGGTGACCAGGGTGTTAGCTATGAGGAGATATCCGATCTGTTTAGCTTTCGTTGGAATGCAGAACTTGACATCCGTTCTATCAAGACGTTTATGAATTTAAACTTTGTGAGATGCTTATCGCCCGAGATGGTCAGGCGAGAGTTATGGACGACGCTTCTTGCCTACAACTTGATTCGAACAACGATTTGCTCTGCCGCTTCGCTCTCTGGAAAGCGGCCGCGAGAGATCAGCTTCGTCTGTGCTAGCCAGTACATCCTAGCGAGTTGGCAGGAGGTGACGGCTCATCTTCGCGGCAAGCAACTTGAGCGTTACGCCAGATTTCTCCTCGAGCGGATTGCGAACTGTAAGGTTGGCAACCGTCCGGGGCGGATTGAACCGCGAGTTGTAAAGCGACGCCGCGACCAATACGCGCTGATGACCGAACCCAGAAAACAACTCCAAAAGCGACTCTATAAAGGCGATAACCGATTTGAATGA
- a CDS encoding response regulator transcription factor, with amino-acid sequence MTQTQVLLADDHALVRAGIRLLIETQRDFEIVGETGSASETIQAAQNLQPDLILFDLSMPGGEPSQTINHLRYQNAKSKILVVTMHDDREIVRKMLASGAHGYIVKSVADVDLLNAMRSVMDGKLYINLGIAAETHERASSQAPEKDPLEDLSQREKEVLGLLLRGYTNQAIADQLRVGVKSIESYRSRMMTKLNLASKSDLMEFGIRHGLIY; translated from the coding sequence GTGACGCAAACGCAAGTGCTACTGGCAGACGATCATGCCTTGGTGCGGGCAGGTATTCGACTACTTATCGAAACCCAGAGGGACTTCGAGATCGTAGGGGAGACGGGATCGGCAAGCGAAACGATCCAAGCAGCCCAGAATTTGCAACCCGATCTGATTCTCTTCGATCTTTCCATGCCTGGTGGAGAACCATCGCAGACGATCAACCATCTTCGATACCAAAATGCGAAGAGCAAGATACTTGTTGTGACGATGCACGATGATCGAGAAATAGTAAGAAAGATGCTTGCAAGCGGTGCGCACGGGTACATCGTTAAATCGGTAGCCGATGTCGACCTCCTCAATGCAATGCGATCGGTGATGGACGGAAAGCTCTATATCAATTTGGGAATTGCAGCCGAGACCCATGAAAGAGCATCCAGTCAAGCTCCAGAGAAAGATCCATTGGAAGACCTCAGTCAACGAGAGAAAGAAGTTCTCGGACTCTTGTTGCGGGGATACACGAATCAGGCCATCGCAGACCAATTGCGTGTTGGTGTAAAATCGATCGAGTCGTATCGATCGCGCATGATGACCAAACTCAACCTTGCTTCGAAATCAGATTTGATGGAATTCGGAATCCGCCACGGATTGATTTACTAG
- a CDS encoding sensor histidine kinase: MTDRLDLTPYPVKPLKLYAIVLLLSFGAEFVVMSLLPYILPIGSSVVFEAIIDSCLLTLLLAPALWFWMIRPIQQLAQSRMLFLRRSMFAQESERQRLRQELHDGIGQSITSVLLHLRAMEESPQSAEIRSELSEVRKTGADILVELRRLVSGLHPAVLDTLGLSQAIEKLVRDMQPSSKAIISTAFKGMDTISFERNYATTVYRIVQEGLANAIKHANAAHIRVELSNDQQELHVRVQDDGIGMALSRALPTASGNGLISIRERVMSVGGQVEVLSSEKGTTVHAVLPARTEDVSS; encoded by the coding sequence ATGACCGATAGGCTCGACCTGACCCCGTACCCGGTTAAGCCCCTTAAACTTTACGCGATCGTCCTGTTGCTCTCCTTTGGGGCGGAGTTCGTCGTGATGTCGCTCCTGCCGTACATCCTCCCAATCGGTAGCAGCGTGGTCTTCGAAGCAATCATCGACTCCTGCCTGCTGACCCTTCTTTTAGCACCTGCTCTTTGGTTTTGGATGATCCGACCCATCCAGCAGCTTGCACAAAGCCGCATGCTCTTTTTGCGTCGGTCCATGTTCGCGCAAGAATCCGAGCGGCAGCGGCTTCGGCAGGAATTACACGACGGAATCGGGCAATCGATCACCAGCGTACTCCTCCACCTCCGCGCTATGGAGGAATCACCGCAGTCCGCCGAAATTCGCAGTGAACTATCGGAAGTCCGAAAAACCGGAGCCGATATCCTCGTTGAATTGCGTCGACTCGTGTCGGGACTTCATCCTGCCGTTCTCGACACTCTAGGGTTGTCGCAGGCGATTGAAAAGTTGGTTCGGGATATGCAGCCATCCTCCAAAGCAATTATCTCGACGGCATTCAAGGGAATGGATACCATCTCGTTCGAACGCAACTACGCCACAACGGTGTATCGAATTGTTCAAGAAGGGCTGGCGAATGCGATCAAGCATGCAAACGCCGCACACATTCGCGTAGAGTTGTCCAATGATCAGCAAGAGCTTCACGTCCGTGTGCAAGACGATGGTATCGGCATGGCTCTTTCTCGGGCGCTACCGACGGCATCCGGAAATGGCCTCATTAGCATTCGCGAGCGAGTCATGTCCGTGGGAGGGCAGGTGGAGGTCTTGAGTTCCGAAAAAGGGACTACTGTTCATGCGGTCCTACCCGCTCGCACAGAGGACGTATCATCGTGA